In a genomic window of Alteromonas gilva:
- a CDS encoding glycosyltransferase, with the protein MIFVSVGTQLPFDRMIKLIDSWASEQDYEIIAQIGDSEIQPKNISYQKYIPFQKFNELFNRAEIIISHAGMGNIISAMDKNKPICIMPRLASLGEHRNEHQMSTAEKFSKFSDVHFFDSLSLLTTAVEKCKIKNNEFNAMNRNADEFSLRIKECLEELK; encoded by the coding sequence ATGATATTTGTAAGTGTAGGAACACAATTACCTTTTGATAGAATGATTAAACTGATAGATTCTTGGGCTTCTGAGCAAGACTATGAAATCATTGCCCAAATTGGTGATTCTGAAATTCAGCCCAAAAATATTTCATATCAAAAATATATACCATTTCAAAAATTTAATGAATTATTCAATCGCGCAGAAATAATAATTTCACATGCCGGGATGGGGAATATTATTTCTGCGATGGATAAAAATAAGCCTATCTGCATTATGCCAAGGTTAGCGAGCTTAGGAGAACATAGAAATGAACATCAAATGTCAACAGCTGAAAAATTTTCAAAATTTTCTGATGTACATTTTTTCGATTCATTGTCTTTACTTACAACTGCAGTCGAAAAATGCAAGATAAAAAATAATGAATTTAACGCGATGAATAGAAACGCAGACGAATTTAGTCTAAGAATTAAAGAGTGTTTAGAGGAACTTAAATGA
- a CDS encoding serine O-acetyltransferase encodes MKESDNNFDGGFYNAITFQKISRYFYLRKMKIIARLFNFLTHFLFSSTIPSSVEIGEGTYCSHRGIAVVIHKNSKIGKNCIIGTSVVLGGRHSENPGGPVIGDNVYIGTGAKILGPIKIGDNSNIGANSVVLKDVPANSTVVGIPGKVI; translated from the coding sequence ATGAAAGAGAGCGACAATAATTTTGATGGTGGTTTCTATAATGCAATAACATTTCAAAAGATTTCTAGATACTTTTATTTAAGAAAAATGAAAATTATCGCTCGTTTATTCAACTTTTTAACGCACTTTCTTTTCAGCTCAACAATACCATCTAGCGTTGAAATAGGTGAAGGAACGTACTGTAGTCACAGAGGAATAGCGGTAGTTATTCATAAAAATAGCAAGATAGGCAAAAACTGTATTATTGGTACAAGTGTTGTACTTGGGGGTAGACATAGTGAAAACCCAGGAGGACCAGTTATCGGGGATAATGTTTATATTGGTACGGGAGCGAAAATTTTAGGGCCTATAAAAATTGGAGATAATTCAAACATTGGAGCCAATTCAGTTGTGCTGAAAGATGTTCCTGCTAACTCTACTGTAGTCGGTATACCGGGTAAGGTTATATAA
- a CDS encoding sulfotransferase domain-containing protein has protein sequence MKNDIKLLIIAGTEKSGTTSLYQYLVDTNYFTTSVKKETDYLRQPECNIEEYLNANFEKVKGNTDTYLEASPGYLADSIIVSQNIKKLGLQNQNYVLIIRSPLERLISNFIFRKSRLYIKESVTFDEYVEKSISYEKGTPLAELGMTEWCMRALDGGLYHKHIQHFKNIGIKNILVFEFKNFATNPQAVMNVIKNKFNLNYSLPENYSFEKSNVTFSAKNSIIQKFALFTNRKLESFFYKHPKVKHKILDFYKKINSKDKEKITIKKETLEILHSYYKSDIKKLCSDGYITQETKDLWLKDFQ, from the coding sequence GTGAAGAACGATATTAAATTACTAATAATTGCAGGTACAGAAAAATCAGGTACTACATCACTATATCAGTATTTAGTAGATACCAATTATTTTACTACATCTGTTAAAAAAGAGACTGATTACCTTAGACAGCCGGAATGTAATATTGAAGAATACTTAAATGCAAATTTCGAAAAAGTAAAAGGTAACACTGATACGTACCTAGAAGCGTCACCGGGTTACCTAGCAGACAGCATAATTGTTTCACAAAACATTAAAAAATTAGGACTACAAAATCAAAATTATGTTTTGATTATTAGATCTCCTCTTGAAAGGCTCATATCAAATTTTATATTTAGAAAGAGCCGTCTTTATATAAAAGAGTCTGTAACTTTTGATGAATACGTTGAAAAATCAATATCTTATGAAAAAGGTACACCTTTAGCTGAATTAGGGATGACAGAGTGGTGCATGCGCGCTCTAGATGGCGGGCTATACCATAAGCACATACAGCATTTTAAGAATATCGGCATTAAGAATATTCTTGTGTTTGAGTTTAAAAACTTTGCTACAAATCCGCAGGCTGTAATGAACGTCATTAAAAATAAATTCAATTTAAACTACTCATTACCCGAAAACTATTCTTTTGAAAAATCAAATGTAACATTCTCAGCAAAAAACAGCATAATACAGAAATTTGCTCTTTTTACCAACAGAAAACTAGAGAGTTTTTTTTATAAACATCCAAAAGTAAAACATAAAATCTTAGATTTTTATAAAAAAATAAACTCTAAAGATAAAGAAAAAATAACCATAAAAAAAGAAACATTAGAAATACTGCACAGTTATTACAAAAGCGATATAAAAAAGCTTTGCTCTGACGGGTATATAACTCAAGAAACAAAAGACTTGTGGTTAAAAGACTTTCAATAA
- a CDS encoding polysaccharide pyruvyl transferase family protein, whose product MKRIKALKISSLSGLNKGDYIISLCIEHLFKINDVEITSIDIEKRSVTNNSSVDKRSSNIALRIIRSNIYLKYFTKIFKLETKTIPSIIKESLKYDLIIFGGGNMLFNQSGCPYLYYFSRLVTEFKDKKRILLYAVGVGPFELPYKKQLKNIVTHSNVILVRDKHSHKLVNDLDIDTSQKNLSIAVDPAFILSDIYPIKISDKKYIAFNIIDFQVMSFHDKNFDLEKLSRNIIEIASRLELEILLLVTSDQDIKITKKIHELILEANIASNYFYIRTDTDYSELYSSVKYSVASRMHSSIFSLSYAIPTVVVNWQHKVKGTLEEVFSDSAPYLISKDFEPDEVTNKLTAIQYIELEESIKSIKEKIYDQASRIIKNEKKSFL is encoded by the coding sequence ATGAAAAGAATTAAAGCACTCAAAATTAGTTCTCTTAGCGGGCTTAATAAAGGTGATTATATTATATCGCTTTGTATAGAACATCTATTTAAAATAAATGATGTCGAAATTACCTCTATTGACATAGAAAAAAGGAGTGTTACAAATAACTCCTCAGTAGATAAAAGGTCATCAAATATAGCATTAAGAATAATAAGATCTAATATTTATTTAAAGTACTTTACTAAAATATTTAAATTAGAAACTAAAACAATCCCTTCAATAATAAAAGAGTCTCTTAAATATGACCTTATTATATTTGGGGGAGGTAATATGTTATTCAATCAAAGCGGTTGTCCGTACCTATATTATTTCAGTAGGTTAGTAACAGAATTTAAAGATAAGAAAAGAATATTATTATATGCAGTTGGTGTTGGTCCCTTTGAATTACCATATAAAAAACAACTAAAAAATATCGTTACACATTCGAATGTTATTTTGGTCAGAGACAAGCATTCCCACAAGTTAGTCAATGATTTAGATATAGATACATCTCAAAAAAACTTGTCAATAGCAGTAGACCCAGCTTTTATATTAAGTGATATTTACCCTATTAAAATATCTGATAAAAAATATATTGCATTCAATATTATTGACTTTCAAGTTATGTCTTTCCATGATAAAAACTTTGATTTGGAAAAACTATCAAGAAACATCATAGAAATTGCTAGCCGATTAGAGTTAGAAATTTTATTACTTGTTACTTCTGATCAAGATATAAAGATTACTAAGAAAATACATGAATTAATATTAGAGGCAAATATAGCTTCTAACTATTTCTATATACGAACAGATACGGATTATTCGGAATTGTATTCATCTGTAAAGTATTCTGTTGCATCCAGGATGCATTCATCTATATTCTCGCTTTCTTACGCAATACCTACAGTGGTAGTTAATTGGCAGCACAAGGTGAAAGGGACTCTAGAGGAAGTATTTTCAGATTCTGCTCCTTATCTAATAAGCAAAGACTTTGAGCCGGATGAAGTTACCAATAAGCTTACTGCTATCCAATATATAGAATTAGAAGAATCTATTAAATCTATTAAAGAAAAGATATATGATCAAGCTTCCAGGATAATTAAAAATGAAAAAAAATCTTTTCTCTGA